Part of the Methylorubrum populi genome is shown below.
GCTCGGCATCGCCCCGGGGCGGCTTCGACAGTTGCGCCAGTGCTGGATCAGCGCGGTGGCGTGCGCGTCCGATGTCGGGATGGGCAAACGAAGGCCGTGCTCCGAGGATGTCGGGGCACGGCCTAGCAGGCGTTCATTGAAGGGAAGTATATGAGCCGGCTATACAGGACGGCTCGAAGACCAAGGCCCGCCCTCGACCAGCACAGCGCCGGTCGCGGTCGGATCAAGTCTCCGTCACTGCTCCAGCAGGCGCCGGGCGATGACCTGGGCCTGGATCTCGGCGGCACCCTCGAAGATCGAGAGGATGCGCGCGTCGCACAGCACGCGGCTGATCGGGTATTCCAGCGCGAAGCCGTTGCCGCCGTGGATCTGCAGGGCGTTGTCGGCCGCCGCCCAGGCGACGCGGGCGCCGAGCAGCTTCGCCATGCCGGCCTCGAGGTCGCAGCGCTTGCCCTCGTCCTTCTCGCGGGCGGAGAAGTAGGTGAGCTGGCGGGCGATATTGATCTCCACCGCCATCATCGCGAGCTTGTCGGCCACGCGCGGGAACTCGACCAGCGCCTTGCCGAACTGCACCCGCTCCTCGGCGTAGCGCAGGCCGATATCGAGGGCCGACTGCGCCACGCCGATGGCACGCGCGGCGGTCTGGATGCGGGCCGATTCGAAGGTCTGCATCAGTTGGGCGAAGCCCTTGCCCTCGACCTCGCCGAGCAGGTTGCCGGCGGGCACGGAGAAGCCCTCGAAGGAGAGTTCGTACTCCTTCATGCCGCGATAGCCGAGCACCTCGATCTCGCCGCCGGACAGGCCGTCGACGGGGAAGGGGTTCTCGTCCGAGCCGCGCGGCTTCTCGGCGATCAGCATGGAGAGGCCGCGGTGGCCCTTCTCCTCCGGCTTGGTGCGCACGAGGACCGTCATGATGTCGGCGCGCACGGGGTGGGTGATCCAGGTCTTGTTGCCCGTGATCTTCCAGACGTCGCCCTCCTTCACCGCCTTGGTGCGGAGCGAGGCGAGGTCGGAGCCGGTGTTCGGCTCGGTGAAGACGGCGGTCGGCAGGATCTCGCCCGACGCGATGCGCGGCAGGAAGCGTTGCTTCTGCTCCTCGGTGCCGCCGCACAGGATCAGCTCGGCGGCGATCTCGGAGCGGGTGCCGAGCGAGCCGACGCCGATATAGGCGCGGGACAATTCCTCCGAGACCACGCACATCGCGGCCTTGGGCATGCCCATGCCGCCGTATTCCTCGGGGATGGTGAGGCCGAACACGCCGAGTTCGGCCATCTTCTCGATGATCGCCATCGGGATGTAGGCGTTCTCGCGGTGCCACTCCTGGGCCTGCTCCACCACTTCGGCCTTGCCGAAGCGGCGCATCTCGGAGCGGATCGCCTCCATGTCCTCGTCGAGGCCCGAGACGCCGATCGTGGCCGCACCCGAGGTCGTGGCCTCGCGGATCTTGGCCACCAGCGCCGCGCGGTTGGCCGGCGTGTTGCCCTCGGCGATCGCCGCGTCGATGGCCGGCGTGCGCAGGGCGGCGAGTTCGGCCGCGGTGAAGCCGAGCGCCGTCGGGCGCACGATCTCGCCCTGGCTCATCGGGATGCCGCCGAACATCTGGTCGAGATACTCGCCGACGCCGATCTTCACGAGCAGCGCCTCGGTCTCGCCGAACATGCCCTCGCCCTGGAGGCGCTCGGCGTAGTCGGCGAGCTCGCGCACAGCCTCGCCGTAGGTGGCGAGCCAGGACAGGCCGTGGGCGGCGTGCTGCTCGCGCTCCAGCGCGCCCGCATCGAGCTTGCCCTCGGGACCCGTCACCCGCGCCTTCACGCGGGCGGTCGCCTCGGCGACGAGGGCCTTGGCGCCCGCGGCGGCGTCCTTGGCCAGGGCGACGAAATCGCTCGGGTCGTTGGCGGGCTGGATCGCGGGAGATGCTGCCATGGCGAACTCTCTTCTCGGGCGCTCTGAGCCGAAGTGGATGGCGTTCCGGTGTGACAGAGCGGGACTTCTAGGAAGATGGATGGTGGGTTTCTTTATAGACAGGATCGCCGGCACAATAGTGGTTTCTCATCGCCGCATCCCCCGTCTTTAGGCTGAATTCATCATACGGTTCACCGTGTTGGACGGGGTTGAGGACCGCTCGCCAGGCCGACGCCACCGGCGGCGACCGCCATGCCGGCGACCTGCATCGCCGTCAGCGTCTCACCGAACATGACGTAGGCGATCACCGCCGACACGGGCGGTACGAGGAACAGCAGCGAGGCGACGCCGGCCACGGCCCCGCGCCGGATCAGCGCCAGCAGCAGCAGAATGCCGCCGACCGAGTTCACGAGGACCGACCACGCCATGCCGAGGCCGAGGGGCAGGCTCGGGCTGAGCTGCGTCTCGCCGGCGACGAGCGCGAGCGGGACCGCGAAAGCGGTGCCGCCGACGAATTGCAGGCAGGCATTGGTGACGAGGTCGGTGCCGGCGCCACGCCGCTTCTGCCACAGCGTGCCGGCGGTCATCGCCAGCATGGCGGCGAGCGAGACGAGGAGGGCGATGGGCGGGATGCCGGCGGCATCAACCGCGCCGAGCTTCGGCCCGAGCACCAGCCCCGCCCCGAGGAAGCCGAGCCCGATCCCGGCCCAGCGCCTCGGCCCGACCCGCTCGCCGAGCAGCGGCTGCGACACGGCCGCCGTCAGCAGCGGCTGGAGGCTGCCCACCAGCGCCGCGATGCCGGCGGGCAGGCCGCGATGCACCGACCAGAACACGCCAGCCACGTAGATGCCCTGCATCAGCACGCCCGCGATCATGCCGTCGCGCCAGGCGGCGCCCGTCCGGGGCCAGCGCGCGCGGAGGGCGAACGCGAGGCCCGCCAGCACGAGCGCCACCAGGGCGAGGCGGACCGCGACGAAGGCCAGCGGCTCGGCGTAGGGCGCCACGTAGCGCGCGGCGACGAAACCGCTCGCCCAGATCAGCACGAAGGCGGCGGGGATCAGGCTGGAGAGAAGGCTCGACATGGCGCCCGGCAGGCAGCACGCGGCCGGTCCCGTGACAATCGGGAAAAGCTGAGGGCGGCCATGCCCCCATGTTGGGCCGCTCCCCGGCGCCGAAGCCGCGATCGGGGTAAACGGCCCGTCAACGCATTCCCGTTCATCTGGCTGTCTGTCAGCGAGAAAGTGCCCGGATCCGGATGACCCCCGCCGCCTTCATTGAGACGTGGAGCCGCAGCGAGCTGCGGGAGCGGCAGGGTGCTCAGACCCATTTCAACGACCTGTGCGCGCTGCTCGGCGAGCCGACCCCCGCCAAGGCCGACCCGACCGGACGGAGCTACTGCTTCGAGCGCGGTGCGACGAAGGTCGGTGGCGGCGATGGCTGGGCCGATGTGTGGAAGCGCGGCTGCTTCGGCTGGGAATACAAGGGCAAGCACAAGGATCTGAACGCGGCCCTGCGCCAGCTCCAGATCTACGCGCCCGACCTTGAGAACCCGCCCTACCTCGTCGTCTCCGACATGGAGCGGATCATCGTCCACACCAACTGGACGAACACGGTCCGGCGCATCCTCACCTACACCTTCGACGATCTGCGCGAACCGGCCAAGCTCGAACAGCTGCGGCAGGTCTTCCGCGGCTCGGACGCTCTGAAACCGGGCTTGAGCCCGCAGGAGTTGACCGCCAAGGTCGCCGAGCGCTTCGGCGATCTCGGCAAGCGCTTACAGGAGCGTGGGCACGCGCCCCAGGCGGTCGCGCATTTCCTCAACCGGGTCATCTTCTGCATGTTCGCCGAGGATGCCGAGCTGCTGCCCAAGGAGCTGTTCACCCGCATGGTGCTCGCCCTATCGCGGGTGCAGTACCACCAGCCCGCCAAGGCGGCGGCTCAGTTCGACGAGCTGTTCGCCAAGATGCGGGAGGGCGGCTTCTTCGGCGCCGATGTCATCGCGTGGTTCAACGGCGGCCTGTTCGATGCGGTGCCCGCACTCCCCCTGGAGCGGCAGGATCTTGAACTGATCGCCCGCACCGCCCGCGAGCACGACTGGTCGAACATCGATCCGGCGGTGTTCGGCACGATGTTCGAGGCCGCGCTCAACACGACCGGGCGCCGCGCGGCGCTCGGCGCGCACTACACCGACCGCGACAAGATCCTGAAGATCGTCGAGCCGGTGATCATCCGCCCGCTCGCGGCGGAATGGGCGACGGCCCTGGCAGCGATCCGCGAGCAGGCCGAGGCCATCGCGGCGGCGGATGACGAGCGCAAGGCGGTGCAGGAGCAGGCAGCGGCGGCTTTGGCGGAGGATGCCGCGGCCTACCGGGCCGGTGAGGCGGGCCGCCGCAAGCAGCTCGCGACCATCGCCCGGCGCCGGACGCTCGCCCTGAACGAGGCGACGGCGATCCGCGACCGGTTCGTCGATCGGCTCGCGACCTTCCGCGTGCTCGACCCCGCCTGCGGCTCGGGCAACTTCCTCTACGTGGCGCTGCACGCCCTGCGCGACATCGAGCTGCGCGCCCTCCTCGACGCCGACCGCCTCGGCGTGCCGCAGGCGCGGCCCCGGGTCGGTCTCGACGCCGTGCGCGGCATCGAGATCGAGGCCTACGCCGCCGAGCTCGCCCGCGTGACGCTGTGGATCGGCAACCTGCAATGGGAGCGCCGCAACGGCTACACCAACCCGCCCGAGCCGATCCTGCACAGCCTCGACACGATCGAGTGCCGCGACGCCCTGCTGAACCCGGATGGCAGCGAGGCGGTATGGCCCGAGGCGGACGTCATCGTCGGCAATCCGCCCTTCCTCGGCGGCAAGCGGCTGCGCGACGGCCTCGGCGACGAGACCGTCGAGCGGCTGTTCAAGACCTATCGCGGTCGCGTGCCGGCGGAGGCGGATTTCGTCTGCTACTGGGTGGAGAAGGCGTGGCGGGCCATCGGCGCGGGGTACAGCCGCCGCGCCGGGCTGGTGACGACCAACTCGATTCGGGGTGGCGCCAGCCGGCGGGTGCTGGAGCCGGTGGCGGATGCGGGCGCCCTGCGGGAAGCCTGGGCCGACGAGCCATGGGCGCTCGAAGGCGCTGCCGTGCGCGTGTCGATGATCGGGTTTGGAGATGCCTTCTCGGAATGTCGCCTCAACGGCAAGATCGTTAGGACAATCAATCCTGATCTTACCAATGAAGTGAATATTGCTCGCGCGCAGAAGCTTGTTGAAAATACACAGATAGCTTTTCAGGGTATAACAAAAGGTGCTGATTTCGAAGTCGACGCTGACAAGGCACGGGCATGGCTAGTTTTGCCCGCCAATCCCAATGGAAAAAAGAATCAAGCTGTCCTTGCTCCCATTATGAGCGGTGGCGATATTGTTAGGAAAAAAGAAGCAGGGTGGGTCATAGATTTTACAGGTATAAGCGAGGCCGATGCTGCGCTTTTTGAAGAGCCGTTCCAATACGTCAGAAACTATGTTTATCCGCAGAGATCTAAAAATCGAAGAGATCTATATAGACAAAATTGGTGGCTTTTCAGTGAGGTCAGGCCTGGATTCCGAAGAAAATTAAACGGGATTGAAAGATACATCGCCACCCCTAAAGTGGCACGGCAACGGGTATTTGTTTGGCTTCCGTCGAAGATATTGCCGGACAATCTAATTATAGCTATTGCGAGAGATGATGATATAACTATGGGGATTCTTTCTTCATCGTTTCATGAAAAGTGGTCTCTTCGCTCGGGTGCGTGGATAGGTGCTGGAAATGATCCGACCTATACACCATCGACTACCTTCGAAACTTTCCCCTTCCCGGAGGGGCTCACTCCGAACATCCCGGCCGCAGATTACGCCGACGATCCACGCGCGCAGAAAATTGCAGCGGCAGCGGTGGAGCTGAACCGGCTGCGCGAAAACTAGCTCAACCCGCCCGATCTCGTGCGGATCGAGCCGGAGGTCGTGCCCGGCTACCCCGACCGAATCCTGCCGAAGGACGCGGCCGCCGCGGCGGTTCTCAAGAAGCGCACGCTGACCAACCTCTACAACGAGCGTCCGACCTGGCTCGACAACGCCCACCGGGCGCTCGACGCGGCGGTGGCCGCCGCCTACGGCTGGCCGGCGGACCTGTCGGATGACGAGATCCTGGCGCGGCTGTTCGCGTTGAATCAGGAGCGCGCGGCGGCGGGCCGATGAGGGCTGTCCTGCGTTGACCCGGCGGCCGGGGCCCGTATGTCGCGGACGAATCTTCTCAGCGTGTCGCGGAACCCGTCGCCTTGAGCCGCCTCAAAAAGATCCTCGACGTGATGGGGCTGGCCGCGCAGCGCTTCGTCGCCCATGACGGCTGGGCGATCGCGAGCCACATCGCGCTGTCGATGCTGACCTCGCTGTTTCCGTTCCTGATCCTGCTCGCGGCGCTCGCCGGCCTGATCGGCACCAAGTCGCTGGCGGACGAGGCCGGCACGCTGATCTTCGACGCCGTGCCGCGGGAGGTGGCCAAGCCCATCGTCGGCGAGGTGCACCGCCTGCTCACCGAGCAGCGCGGCGGCGTGCTGACGCTCGGTGCGCTGCTCGCGCTCTACTTCTCGTCCTCCGGCGTCGAGTCGCTCCGGGTCGGGCTCAACCGAGCCTACGGC
Proteins encoded:
- a CDS encoding acyl-CoA dehydrogenase family protein, which encodes MAASPAIQPANDPSDFVALAKDAAAGAKALVAEATARVKARVTGPEGKLDAGALEREQHAAHGLSWLATYGEAVRELADYAERLQGEGMFGETEALLVKIGVGEYLDQMFGGIPMSQGEIVRPTALGFTAAELAALRTPAIDAAIAEGNTPANRAALVAKIREATTSGAATIGVSGLDEDMEAIRSEMRRFGKAEVVEQAQEWHRENAYIPMAIIEKMAELGVFGLTIPEEYGGMGMPKAAMCVVSEELSRAYIGVGSLGTRSEIAAELILCGGTEEQKQRFLPRIASGEILPTAVFTEPNTGSDLASLRTKAVKEGDVWKITGNKTWITHPVRADIMTVLVRTKPEEKGHRGLSMLIAEKPRGSDENPFPVDGLSGGEIEVLGYRGMKEYELSFEGFSVPAGNLLGEVEGKGFAQLMQTFESARIQTAARAIGVAQSALDIGLRYAEERVQFGKALVEFPRVADKLAMMAVEINIARQLTYFSAREKDEGKRCDLEAGMAKLLGARVAWAAADNALQIHGGNGFALEYPISRVLCDARILSIFEGAAEIQAQVIARRLLEQ
- a CDS encoding type IIL restriction-modification enzyme MmeI, whose product is MRIEPEVVPGYPDRILPKDAAAAAVLKKRTLTNLYNERPTWLDNAHRALDAAVAAAYGWPADLSDDEILARLFALNQERAAAGR
- a CDS encoding class I SAM-dependent DNA methyltransferase, with the protein product MTPAAFIETWSRSELRERQGAQTHFNDLCALLGEPTPAKADPTGRSYCFERGATKVGGGDGWADVWKRGCFGWEYKGKHKDLNAALRQLQIYAPDLENPPYLVVSDMERIIVHTNWTNTVRRILTYTFDDLREPAKLEQLRQVFRGSDALKPGLSPQELTAKVAERFGDLGKRLQERGHAPQAVAHFLNRVIFCMFAEDAELLPKELFTRMVLALSRVQYHQPAKAAAQFDELFAKMREGGFFGADVIAWFNGGLFDAVPALPLERQDLELIARTAREHDWSNIDPAVFGTMFEAALNTTGRRAALGAHYTDRDKILKIVEPVIIRPLAAEWATALAAIREQAEAIAAADDERKAVQEQAAAALAEDAAAYRAGEAGRRKQLATIARRRTLALNEATAIRDRFVDRLATFRVLDPACGSGNFLYVALHALRDIELRALLDADRLGVPQARPRVGLDAVRGIEIEAYAAELARVTLWIGNLQWERRNGYTNPPEPILHSLDTIECRDALLNPDGSEAVWPEADVIVGNPPFLGGKRLRDGLGDETVERLFKTYRGRVPAEADFVCYWVEKAWRAIGAGYSRRAGLVTTNSIRGGASRRVLEPVADAGALREAWADEPWALEGAAVRVSMIGFGDAFSECRLNGKIVRTINPDLTNEVNIARAQKLVENTQIAFQGITKGADFEVDADKARAWLVLPANPNGKKNQAVLAPIMSGGDIVRKKEAGWVIDFTGISEADAALFEEPFQYVRNYVYPQRSKNRRDLYRQNWWLFSEVRPGFRRKLNGIERYIATPKVARQRVFVWLPSKILPDNLIIAIARDDDITMGILSSSFHEKWSLRSGAWIGAGNDPTYTPSTTFETFPFPEGLTPNIPAADYADDPRAQKIAAAAVELNRLREN
- a CDS encoding DMT family transporter, which produces MSSLLSSLIPAAFVLIWASGFVAARYVAPYAEPLAFVAVRLALVALVLAGLAFALRARWPRTGAAWRDGMIAGVLMQGIYVAGVFWSVHRGLPAGIAALVGSLQPLLTAAVSQPLLGERVGPRRWAGIGLGFLGAGLVLGPKLGAVDAAGIPPIALLVSLAAMLAMTAGTLWQKRRGAGTDLVTNACLQFVGGTAFAVPLALVAGETQLSPSLPLGLGMAWSVLVNSVGGILLLLALIRRGAVAGVASLLFLVPPVSAVIAYVMFGETLTAMQVAGMAVAAGGVGLASGPQPRPTR